From the Candidatus Hydrogenedens sp. genome, the window ACAGATGTATATTTTCTTCTAATTTTTTCCTTTGTATTGCCTGCCGATACTCTTCGACACTTCCATAAACATATTCTCCGAGGACAATACAACGGAAATCAGGAATTTCTTTAACGACCAGTTCAACGGCATTTAGTAATTGATAAGAACCCCGTATGGTCCCAAATACCCCTTGATGAATAACTGTGGGAGCGTTTGCATATTTTTCTATTAAGGATAAAGGTATATCGGAACAAATAGGTTGCAAATGGTTTGTATTAAGGATAGTAATTCGAGGAGTTTTTATTCCTTTCCATAAAGGCTCAAAACTTTCTCGTGTCAGAATAATCATGTCCGTGTAACGGGCAAATATTCTCATTACTTTAAGTGTGAGGTATTCTATTGGTTTATGTAAAAACTTTGGGAAAAACTGAGCCATTTTATTCGGGTTATGTTCATGCATATCAAATATTACTTTACCGCCCTTAAATAATTTAATCATGATGGCAGAGACCCATGATTCGGGTTCGGGTGCGATATAAATGTCTGTAGGAATTTTCCTACCTAATTTAAAGAGGGTATAAACCGATTTTATTCGGCTCCACCATCCTTTCTTGTATGGAAATACAATGAACTGAACTCCTATATCGCTCTCGGGAGGTTCTGTGCCTGAATAGGGACAGACCGAAGTAACTTTATATCCATTAGCCACAAAACTACGCGCTAATTTATGATACATTCTCTTATCATAAGGCTCATGTAAAACATTTAAAAGTGTTATTCTTGTTTTTGGTTCTGACATTCTTTTCATTGTTCCTAAAAAAGGTAATTTTATTTATTACTTGCTTTTTCCAATATAGCGAGAATTTCTTTTACTGCAGAATCTAACCCAATAAAGATAGCACGGGCTATAATGTCATGTCCTATATTTACCTCTTTAAGCCCCGGGATTTTTGCCACAGGTTCTAAATTTCGCACTGTTAAACCATGTCCCGCATGGAGAGATAATCCTAATTGGATTGCTACCTTACTGGCTTCATAAAGCCGATTTAATTCTTTGTTAATTTGTTCTCCTTCTGCATTTGCGTATGCTCCTGTGTGTAATTCAACACTGTCGGCGCCTATCTCTGCACTGGCATGAACTTGTTCTATATCCGGGTCAACAAACATACTTACTTTTATACCTTTTTCATGCATTCCATCTACGACTTTTTTTA encodes:
- a CDS encoding pyridoxine 5'-phosphate synthase, yielding MIELGVNIDHVATLREARKGKAPDVITAAKICEIAGAHQITVHLRQDRRHIQDKDVELLKEVLLVRMNLEMAGVPEIIKIAHRIAPYTVCLVPENRQEITTEGGLDVAGQKDNLKKVVDGMHEKGIKVSMFVDPDIEQVHASAEIGADSVELHTGAYANAEGEQINKELNRLYEASKVAIQLGLSLHAGHGLTVRNLEPVAKIPGLKEVNIGHDIIARAIFIGLDSAVKEILAILEKASNK
- a CDS encoding glycosyltransferase, whose product is MSEPKTRITLLNVLHEPYDKRMYHKLARSFVANGYKVTSVCPYSGTEPPESDIGVQFIVFPYKKGWWSRIKSVYTLFKLGRKIPTDIYIAPEPESWVSAIMIKLFKGGKVIFDMHEHNPNKMAQFFPKFLHKPIEYLTLKVMRIFARYTDMIILTRESFEPLWKGIKTPRITILNTNHLQPICSDIPLSLIEKYANAPTVIHQGVFGTIRGSYQLLNAVELVVKEIPDFRCIVLGEYVYGSVEEYRQAIQRKKLEENIHLLGVVPFEEVPKYIRVSKIGLILFQPGFLNHTLAMPHKLFDYMREEIPVIVPDFSIEVSKIVRESDCGLCVDVTKPEDIANAIIFLLRNPEEATRLGKNGRKAVEIRYNWQREEQVLLDGISSLIS